From the Streptomyces sp. Tu 2975 genome, one window contains:
- a CDS encoding TrkA C-terminal domain-containing protein encodes MEPTAHVSKTPLPGVGTRYDLKTDAGAHLSVVVHQDGRRILAFHDPEDDDNCKDAAALAPHEATALSKLLIPDPVAHLHQHIEIDLVTEHIPVTKRSPYAGRLLADTQARTRTGASIVAVLRRTAAFPSPTPDFRFAIGDTLVVVGTREGVDAVAELITGG; translated from the coding sequence ATGGAACCCACCGCACACGTCAGCAAAACACCCCTCCCCGGAGTGGGCACGAGGTACGACCTCAAGACCGACGCCGGCGCGCACCTTTCCGTCGTCGTGCACCAGGACGGCCGCCGCATCCTCGCCTTCCACGACCCCGAGGACGACGACAACTGCAAGGATGCCGCCGCCCTCGCACCGCACGAGGCGACCGCGCTGTCCAAACTGCTCATCCCCGACCCCGTCGCCCACCTGCACCAGCACATCGAGATCGACCTCGTCACCGAACACATCCCGGTCACGAAACGCTCCCCGTACGCCGGCCGGCTGCTCGCCGACACCCAGGCGCGCACCCGCACAGGAGCATCCATCGTCGCCGTACTGCGTCGCACCGCGGCGTTCCCCTCGCCCACGCCCGACTTCCGCTTCGCCATCGGCGACACGCTCGTCGTCGTCGGAACCCGCGAAGGCGTCGACGCCGTTGCCGAACTGATCACTGGAGGATAG